One Oncorhynchus masou masou isolate Uvic2021 chromosome 18, UVic_Omas_1.1, whole genome shotgun sequence DNA window includes the following coding sequences:
- the LOC135504566 gene encoding helicase ARIP4-like isoform X3 translates to MLLLEESETFTDQPHSAPFSSENEAQGGDSARWQCTAPSTSPSGETPTHPSRPSSRPESQTPTRSLRETKKSSLSYSNKPAHMRRNIRMLLREHQLEAVTKAAQQEELERRQRLEQQRKEGHFPVPLLPEYTPGDQSVSASVAERDHVICLSTSYSTTNVSEDDSKALITEAHAPKQDVIELSSDEDDALQISSESTNEEEEDRSAAPEATGAHANDAVNQPDAQGRVLVNLNHPTEEADLFLSPQLARVVKPHQIGGIRFLYDNLVESLERYESSGGFGCILAHSMGLGKTLQVISFIDVVLRHTQAHTVLAIVPVNTLQNWLAEFNLWVPTFDALPMDVDPTQVSPRTFKVHILNDEHKTTTTRAKVISDWSRDGGVLLMGYEMYRLLSLKKSFVAGRKKSKKAQGPVVIDLDEEDRHQELLKGIEKALSRPGPDLVICDEGHRIKNCHASTSQALKNIRTRRRVVLTGYPLQNNLIEYWCMVDFVRPDFLGTRQEFSNMFERPILNGQCVDSTPQDVQLMRYRSHVLHSLLEGFVQRRGHDVLRDQLPSKDEHVILVRLSPLQRALYTEFMNRFREAGNSGWLSLNPLKAFCVCCKIWNHTDVLYEALQKENLANEQDLDLDDITNSHARCPAPNQKGKTPEDPNSIGGLSLNALQEKANQVITYEWAREIMSDYKPGILENSAKMVLLFHLIDESVRKGDKILVFSQSLSTLSVIEEFLAKRPIPAGSAREGHNQNWLRNHNYYRLDGSTSASERERLINQFNDPSNTSTLVFLLSTRAGCLGVNLIGANRVVVFDASWNPCHDAQAVCRVYRYGQKKPCHIFRLVCDFTLEKKIYDRQISKQGMSDRVVDDLNPMLSFTRREVESLLHFVEEEPDVSQVQLQSRQEMEASIRQACQLYPHLVTKQPFHHDSLLVDRREMKLTKAEKKAAKKSYEDEKRASVPYTRPSYAHYYPASDQSLTNIPAFSQRNWRPPPRQDEKPVASVRPVQSTPIPMLPRQASHASASTADSDSSTGFPVNYLQKAGVFVQKIVTTTDIVIPGTNSSTDVKARISAGESIHVIRGTKGTYIRTCDGRIFAIRAASKLKAGEENSAVAPKSSNPNSTLNTQKASEDSANGTSGCVTRPLSPDSPEILSELQRYTAAAGNKIQQQQASKALSAGSLETALAESTNGSSVTSHANPWGETAAQPNTDSTAALDLKGTKRKACTPSADEWANNKQLAPGKRTSAPLPPRGFPFTRGYGLPPMGLNPAMLGSIEQPLFMGAGSPYFQPHGQMGDPCLMFPMTSDPFGLGDGTLTSSSSRSSSSTTTSSSSAASDSASLAPFMLGAGMAGMLPPDFSMSYGQSVGMYPSSLLPGGLPAATPGPAGSSFLSHFPSSGLMGAGLGCSDAHGSAENAGSSSDSDDDDVIEVTGQ, encoded by the exons acCAGCCTCATAGCGCTCCCTTCAGCTCGGAGAATGAAGCGCAGGGAGGGGACTCTGCGAGATGGCAGTGCACCGCCCCATCTACCTCACCCTCGGGGGAGACGCCGACCCACCCCTCTCGACCGTCCTCACGGCCCGAGAGCCAAACCCCCACGCGATCCCTGAGGGAAACCAAAAAGagctccctctcctactccaacAAACCCGCACACATGAGGAGGAACATCAG AATGCTGTTGAGGGAGCACCAGTTGGAGGCGGTGACCAAAGCTGCCCAGCAGGAGGAGCTAGAGAGGCGGCAGaggctggagcagcagaggaaggaagggcaCTTCCCCGTTCCCCTGCTACCCGAGTACActccag GAGATCAGAGTGTGTCTGCTAGCGTGGCCGAACGGGACCATGTGATATGCCTGAGCACCAGTTACAGCACCACTAATGTCAGCGAGGACGACTCCAAGGCTCTGATCACAGAAGCACACGCCCCAAAACAAG ACGTGATCGAGCTGAGCTCCGACGAGGACGACGCCCTACAGATCAGCAGCGAGTCCAccaatgaggaggaggaggaccggtCGGCGGCACCCGAGGCGACCGGCGCCCACGCAAACGACGCTGTGAACCAACCGGACGCCCAGGGGCGTGTCTTGGTCAACCTGAACCACCCAACCGAGGAGGCAgacctgttcctctcccctcagcTGGCCCGGGTCGTCAAACCTCATCAG ATCGGTGGGATCCGTTTCCTCTATGACAATCTGGTTGAGTCTCTGGAGCGCTATGAGAGCAGCGGTGGCTTCGGCTGTATCCTGGCCCACAGCATGGGCCTGGGCAAGACCCTGCAGGTCATCTCCTTCATAGACGTTGTGCTCAGACACACCCAGGCCCACACTGTGCTCGCCATCGTGCCT GTCAACACGCTACAGAACTGGCTGGCCGAATTTAACCTCTGGGTCCCGACCTTTGATGCGCTACCCATGGACGTGGACCCCACCCAGGTCTCCCCGCGCACCTTCAAGGTCCACATCCTGAACGACGAGCACAA AACCACGACCACCAGAGCGAAGGTGATCTCTGACTGGTCGCGGGACGGCGGCGTGCTCCTGATGGGATATGAGATGTATCGCCTGCTGTCCCTGAAGAAGAGCTTTGTGGCGGGCCGGAAGAAGTCCAAGAAGGCCCAAGGACCGGTGGTCATCGACCTGGACGAAGAGGACCGGCATCAGGAGCTCCTCAAAG GCATAGAGAAGGCCCTGTCTCGCCCCGGCCCGGACTTGGTGATCTGTGACGAGGGCCACCGCATTAAGAACTGCCACGCCAGCACCTCGCAGGCCCTGAAGAACATCCGTACCCGGCGGCGTGTGGTCCTCACGGGATACCCCCTCCAGAACAACCTGATAGAGTACTGGTGCATGGTGGACTTTGTCAGGCCTGACTTCCTGGGCACCAGGCAGGAGTTCAGTAACATGTTTGAGAGGCCCATTCTGAACGGGCAGTGTGTGGACAGCACGCCGCAGGACGTCCAACTGATGAGATACCGAAGTCATGTCCTACATAGCCTGCTGGAGGGCTTTGTCcagag GCGTGGTCACGACGTGTTGAGAGACCAGCTCCCCTCCAAGGATGAGCACGTGATACTGGTGCGACTGTCGCCCCTGCAGAGGGCCCTCTACACAGAGTTTATGAACCGCTTCAGAGAGGCAGGCAACAGCGGCTGGCTCAGCCTCAACCCACTCAAGGCCTTCTGCGTCTgctgcaag ATCTGGAACCACACAGACGTGCTGTACGAGGCACTGCAGAAGGAGAATCTGGCCAATGAGCAGGACCTGGACCTGGATGACATCACCAACAGCCATGCCCGCTGCCCCGCCCCCAACCAGAAGGGCAAGACTCCGGAGGACCCCAACAGCATCGGAGGGCTGAGTCTCAACGCTCTGCAGGAGAAGGCCAATCAGGTCATCACCTACGAATGG GCGAGGGAGATCATGTCTGACTATAAGCCAGGGATTTTGGAGAACTCTGCTAAGATGGTCCTGCTGTTCCACCTGATTGACGAGAGCGTCAGGAAGGGAGACAAGATCTTGGTCTTCAG CCAGAGTTTGTCCACCCTCTCGGTCATCGAGGAGTTCTTGGCCAAGAGGCCCATACCGGCGGGCAGTGCCAGAGAGGGCCACAACCAAAACTGGCTCCGCAACCACAACTACTACA GACTGGATGGGAGCACGTCtgcctccgagagagagagactcatcaACCAGTTCAACGACCCGTCCAACACCTCCACTTTGGTctttctgctttccaccag GGCTGGCTGCCTGGGGGTAAACCTGATCGGGGCTAACCGCGTGGTGGTTTTCGATGCCTCCTGGAACCCCTGTCACGACGCCCAGGCTGTGTGTAGAGTGTACCGCTACGGCCAGAAGAAACCCTGCCACATCTTCCGCCTGGTCTGTGACTTCACCCTGGAGAAGAAGATCTACGACCGACAGATCTCCAAGCAGGGCATGTCTG ACCGAGTGGTGGATGACCTGAACCCCATGCTGTCGTTCACACGGCGTGAGGTGGAGTCTCTGCTGCACTTTGTGGAGGAGGAGCCTGACGTGTCACAGGTGCAGCTGCAGTCCCGCCAGGAGATGGAGGCGAGCATCAGACAGGCCTGCCAGCTCTACCCTCACTTAGTCACCAAG CAACCCTTCCACCACGATTCTCTCCTGGTGGACCGGCGGGAGATGAAGCTCACCAAAGCAGAGAAGAAGGCTGCCAAAAAGAGCTACGAGGATGAGAAGCGTGCATCGGTGCCCTACACGCGGCCCTCTTACGCCCACTACTACCCCGCCAGCGACCAGAGCCTCACCAACATCCCTGCCTTCAGCCAGCGCAACTG gCGCCCACCCCCTCGCCAAGATGAGAAGCCCGTGGCCAGCGTCCGCCCCGTTCAGTCAACTCCAATTCCCATGTTGCCTCGTCAGGCGTCTCATGCCTCCGCCTCCACGGCAGACTCCGACTCCAGCACGGGCTTTCCCGTCAACTACCTGCAGAAGGCAGGCGTCTTCGTCCAGAAGATCGTCACCACCACAGATATCGTGATACCAGGAACCAACAGTTCAACTGATGTCAAGGCCAGGATCAGTGCAGGAGAGAGCATCCACGTCATCAGAGGAACTAAAGGGACCTACATCAGAACCTGTGACGGGAGGATCTTTGCCATCCGCGCTGCAAGCAAGCTCAAGGCAGGGGAGGAGAACTCAGCCGTTGCACCCAAAAGTAGCAATCCCAACTCAACTCTTA ACACCCAGAAGGCATCGGAGGACTCGGCGAACGGCACCAGCGGCTGTGTGACTCGCCCGCTCTCCCCTGACAGCCCCGAGATCCTGAGCGAGCTCCAGAGATACACAGCTGCAGCCGGAAACAAGATCCAGCAGCAGCAGGCCTCCAAGGCTCTGTCTGCAGGATCCTTGGAGACGGCGCTGGCAGAGAGCACCAATGGCAGCAGTGTGACCAGCCATGCCAATCCCTGGGGAGAGACCGCTGCCCAGCCCAACACAGACTCCACGGCCGCCCTGGACCTGAAGGGCACCAAGCGCAAAGCCTGCACCCCGTCTGCCGACGAATGGGCCAACAACAAGCAGCTGGCCCCCGGCAAGCGCACCTCGGCCCCATTGCCCCCCCGGGGCTTTCCCTTCACCAGGGGTTACGGCCTCCCGCCCATGGGCCTCAACCCGGCCATGCTGGGTTCCATTGAGCAACCCCTTTTCATGGGAGCTGGCTCGCCCTACTTCCAGCCCCACGGCCAGATGGGTGACCCCTGTCTCATGTTccccatgacctctgaccccttCGGCCTGGGTGACGGCACCCTAACTAGCTCCTCCTCCAggtcttcctcctccaccactaccagcTCCTCCTCGGCTGCCTCTGACTCGGCCTCCCTGGCTCCCTTCATGCTGGGTGCTGGTATGGCTGGCATGCTGCCCCCAGATTTCTCCATGTCCTACGGCCAGTCCGTGGGCATGTACCCTAGCTCGCTGCTCCCTGGGGGGCTCCCGGCCGCCACCCCAGGCCCCGCTGGCTCCAGCTTCCTCTCCCACTTCCCCTCCTCTGGCCTGATGGGGGCGGGGCTGGGTTGCTCTGACGCCCACGGCTCGGCAGAGAACGCTGGTAGTAGCTCAGACAgcgatgatgatgatgtcattgAGGTGACTGGACAATGA